The genomic stretch TCCTGGTCATCACGGTGGTCGAGCGTCCTTCCGTCGCCAGTATCGAGATCGAAGGCAACAAGGCGATCTCCACTGAAGACCTGATGAAGGGCCTCAAGCAATCCGGTCTGGCTGAAGGCGAAATCTTCCAGCGCGCAACCCTCGAAGGCGTGCGTAACGAACTGCAGCGCCAGTACGTGGCTCAAGGCCGCTACTCGGCCACCGTTGATACCGAAGTGGTCCCCCAGCCGCGCAACCGCGTAGGCCTGAAGGTCAACATCAACGAAGGCACCGTTGCCGCTATCCAGCACATCAACGTGGTGGGCAACACGGTTTTCCCCGACGACGACCTGATCGACCTGTTCGAACTCAAGACCACCAACTGGTTGTCGTTCTTCAAGAACGATGACAAGTACGCCCGTGAAAAACTCTCCGGTGACCTCGAGCGCCTGCGCTCCTACTACCTGGACCGCGGCTATATCAACATGGATATCGCTTCGACCCAGGTGTCCATCACCCCGGACAAGAAGCACGTCTACATTACCGTCAACGTCAACGAAGGCCAGAAGTACAACGTTCGTGACGTGAAGCTCAGCGGCGACCTGAAAGTGCCTGAAGACCAGGTCAAGGCGCTGTTGCTGGTGCAGAAAGGCCAAGTGTTCTCGCGCAAGCTGATGACCACCACCTCCGAACTGATCACCCGTCGCCTGGGTAACGAGGGCTACACCTTCGCCAACGTCAACGGCGTGCCTCAGCCGCACGACGAAGACCACACGGTCGATATCACCTTCGTGGTCGATCCGGGCAAACGTGCCTACGTGAACCGTATCAACTTCCGTGGCAACACCAAGTCCGAAGACGAAGTGCTGCGTCGTGAAATGCGCCAGATGGAAGGTGGCTGGGCTTCGACCTACTTGATCGACCAGTCCAAGACCCGTCTGGAGCGCCTGGGCTTCTTCAAGGAAGTCAACGTCGAGACGCCGGCCGTGCCGGGTGTCGATGACCAGGTAGACGTCAACTACAGCGTTGAAGAGCAAGCATCCGGTTCCATCACTGCCAGCGTCGGTTTTGCCCAGAGCGCCGGCCTGATCCTCGGTGGTTCGATTACCCAGAACAACTTCCTGGGTACCGGTAACAAGGTCAGCATCGGTTTGACCCGCAGTGAATACCAGAGCCGCTACAACTTCGGTTACGTGGACCCCTACTGGACAGCCGATGGCGTGAGCCTGGGTTACAACGCTTTCTACCGCACCACTGACTACGATGAGCTCGATACCGACGTTTCCAGCTATGCCGTGGACAGCCTGGGTGCCGGTGTCAGCGTGGGTTACCCGATCAGCGAGACCTCGCGCCTGACCTTTGGTCTGAACGCACAGCAAGACAAGATCAAGACCGGCCAGTACACCGTCGACGAGATCTTCGACTTCGTTAACCGTGAAGGCGACCAGTACCTGAACTTCAAGGCTTCGGCCGGTTGGTCCGAGTCGACCCTGAACAAAGGCGTATTGGCCACCCGTGGTCACTCCCAGAGCGTGACCCTGGAAACCACGGTGCCGGGCAGCGACCTGTCGTTCTTCAAGCTCGACTACCGTGGCCAGTTGTTCCAGCCATTGACCGATAACTACACCCTGCGCCTGCACACCGAGCTGGGCTACGGTGACGGCTACGGCTCGACGGATGGCTTGCCATTCTACGAAAACTACTATGCTGGTGGTTTCAACTCGGTTCGTGGCTTCAAGGACAGTACCTTGGGTCCTCGCAGTACTCCGAGTCGTGGTGTAGGCAAGACGGGTAACCAAGGCACAGTTGCCGATCCGGACGACGATCCGTTGCCGTTTGGTGGTAACGTCCTGATTCAGGGTGGTGCCGAGCTGTTGTTCCCGCTGCCATTCGTCAAGGATCAACGTTCACTGCGTACTTCCGTGTTCTGGGATGTCGGTAACGTGTTTGACTCCAAGTGCGAGCAGACCAAGAACACCGCGCCTGATTCGTACTCGAACACACAGTGCAACGACGTCAGCCTCAGCAACCTGGCCAGTTCCGTGGGTATTGGTGTGACCTGGGTTACCGCATTGGGTCCTTTGAGCTTTGCTCTGGCCATGCCGGTGAAAGAACCGGATAACGCTGAAACCCAAGTGTTCCAATTTTCCCTCGGTCAGACGTTCTAAGCGTCTGCCCCAAGACAACGACAATGGATTTTGTAGGAGTGCATCGTGCGTAAGTTGACTCAATTGGTTCTCCTGGCAACTGTCCTGGTAGCGACCCCGGCATTTGCCGACATGAAAATCGCGGTACTGAACTACCAGATGGCGCTGCTGGAATCCGACGCGGCGAAGAAGTACGCAGTGGACGCCGAGAAGAAGTTCGGCCCACAACTGAGCAAGCTCAAGACCCTGGAAAGCAGTGCCAAAGGCATCCAGGATCGTCTGGTCAGCGGTGGCGACAAAATGGCCCAGGGCGAGCGTGAGCGTCTGGAGCTTGAATTCAAGCAAAAGGCCCGCGACTTCCAGTTCCAGTCCAAGGAATTGAACGAAGCCAAGGCCGTTGCCGACCGTGAAATGCTCAAGCAGCTCAAGCCGAAACTGGACAGCGCTGTGGAAGAAGTCATCAAGAAAGGTGCTTTTGACCTGGTCTTCGAGCGTGGCGCAGTGATTGATGTCAAGCCGCAATACGACATCACCCGCCAGGTTATCGAGCGCATGAATCAGCTGAAGTAATCCATGACAGCGACTAAAACCCTCGGCCAATTGGCCGAGTTCCTGGGCGCCACATTGTGTGGTGACCCAGAGAAGACAATTACTGGGCTAGCCACTTTACAAGAGGCTGGCCCAGCTCAGTTGAGCTTTCTGGCAAACCCCCAATACCGTAAATACCTGGCCGACAGCCATGCCGCAGCCGTGTTGCTGAAGGCCGCTGACGCCGAAGGTTTTGCCGGTGATGCGCTGGTGGTGCCGGATCCTTACGCGGCGTACGCGCGGGTGTCCCACCTGTTCGATCCCAAGCCCAAGGCGGCTGCCGGTATCCATCCGACGGCAGTCATCGCGGCGGACGCGGTGGTTGACCCGGCGGCGAGCATCGGTGCGTTTGCGGTGATCGAGAGCGGTGCCCGGATTGCTGCCGGTGTCACGGTCGGCGCCCATTGCTTCATCGGTGCCCGTAGCGAGATCGGTGAAGGTGGCTGGTTGGCCCCGCGAGTGACGCTGTACCACGACGTGCGCATTGGCAAGCGGGTGGTCATTCAGTCCGGTGCGGTGCTCGGCGGTGAAGGGTTTGGTTTCGCCAACGAAAAGGGCATCTGGCAGAAAATTGCCCAGGTCGGTGGGGTGCTGGTCGGTGATGACGTGGAGATTGGCGTGAATACCGCTATCGACCGTGGCGCCTTGGCTGACACCATCCTCGGCAATGGGGTGAAGCTGGACAACCAGATTCAGATCGCGCACAACGTGCAGGTCGGTGATCACACCGCCATGGCTGCGTGCGTAGGCATTTCCGGCAGCACCAAGATCGGCAAGCATTGCATGCTGGCCGGCGGTGTCGGGCTGGTGGGGCACATCGAGATCTGCGACAACGTATTCCTGACCGGAATGACCATGGTCACCCACTCGATTACCGAGCCGGGCGCCTATTCTTCCGGTACGGCCATGCAGCCGGCCGCCGAGTGGCGCAAAAGTGCGGCACGCATCCGTCAGCTCGATGACATCGCGCGACGCCTGCGCCAGCTGGAAAAGCAGGTAGGTGAAGTGACCCCTGGTGGTAATGCTTCATCAGATGGCTGATACCATTTCCATATCAAGCGTGCACAGCCGTTAGACTGCCTCCTTGATTTGCTAGAGGAGCGTGCATTAGTCGCGCGTTCCCAATCTTTACATAGGCTTCCCCCCGAAATGATGGACATCAACGAGATTCGCGAATACCTGCCTCACCGTTACCCGTTCCTGCTCGTGGACCGCGTAGTGGACCTCAATGTTGAGGAAAAGCGCATTCGTGCCTACAAGAATGTCAGCATCAACGAGCCGTTCTTCAACGGTCACTTCCCCGCGCATCCAATCATGCCGGGCGTATTGATCATCGAAGCGATGGCCCAGGCTGCCGGAATCCTTGGTTTCAAAATGCTCGACGTCAAGCCTGCCGATGGCACGCTTTACTACTTTGTCGGCTCCGACAAGCTACGCTTCCGTCAGCCGGTCAAGCCGGGCGACCAGTTGATCCTCGAAGCCACCTTCATCAGCTGCAAGCGCAAGATCTGGAAGTTTGAATGCCAGGCTTCGGTGGATGGCAAGCCCGTGTGCTCGGCCGAGATCATCTGTGCGGAACAAAAAGTATGAGTTTGATTGACCCTCGCGCAATCATCGATCCGACAGCCGTACTGGCTGAGGGCGTTGAGGTCGGCCCTTGGTCGATCGTCGGCGCAGGTGTGGAAATCGGCGAGGGAACAGTGATCGGCCCGCACGTTGTGCTCAAGGGGCCGACCCGGATTGGCAAGCACAACCGCATCTACCAGTTCTCCTCGATCGGTGAGGACACCCCTGACCTGAAGTACAAGGGGGAAGAGACGCGGCTGGTGATCGGTGACCACAACGTTAT from Pseudomonas sp. S04 encodes the following:
- the bamA gene encoding outer membrane protein assembly factor BamA; amino-acid sequence: MKRLLLTAVLTVLMIAEVHAESFTISDIRVNGLQRVSAGSVFGALPLNVGEQADDRRLVESTRALFKTGFFQDIQLGRDGNVLVITVVERPSVASIEIEGNKAISTEDLMKGLKQSGLAEGEIFQRATLEGVRNELQRQYVAQGRYSATVDTEVVPQPRNRVGLKVNINEGTVAAIQHINVVGNTVFPDDDLIDLFELKTTNWLSFFKNDDKYAREKLSGDLERLRSYYLDRGYINMDIASTQVSITPDKKHVYITVNVNEGQKYNVRDVKLSGDLKVPEDQVKALLLVQKGQVFSRKLMTTTSELITRRLGNEGYTFANVNGVPQPHDEDHTVDITFVVDPGKRAYVNRINFRGNTKSEDEVLRREMRQMEGGWASTYLIDQSKTRLERLGFFKEVNVETPAVPGVDDQVDVNYSVEEQASGSITASVGFAQSAGLILGGSITQNNFLGTGNKVSIGLTRSEYQSRYNFGYVDPYWTADGVSLGYNAFYRTTDYDELDTDVSSYAVDSLGAGVSVGYPISETSRLTFGLNAQQDKIKTGQYTVDEIFDFVNREGDQYLNFKASAGWSESTLNKGVLATRGHSQSVTLETTVPGSDLSFFKLDYRGQLFQPLTDNYTLRLHTELGYGDGYGSTDGLPFYENYYAGGFNSVRGFKDSTLGPRSTPSRGVGKTGNQGTVADPDDDPLPFGGNVLIQGGAELLFPLPFVKDQRSLRTSVFWDVGNVFDSKCEQTKNTAPDSYSNTQCNDVSLSNLASSVGIGVTWVTALGPLSFALAMPVKEPDNAETQVFQFSLGQTF
- a CDS encoding OmpH family outer membrane protein, translating into MRKLTQLVLLATVLVATPAFADMKIAVLNYQMALLESDAAKKYAVDAEKKFGPQLSKLKTLESSAKGIQDRLVSGGDKMAQGERERLELEFKQKARDFQFQSKELNEAKAVADREMLKQLKPKLDSAVEEVIKKGAFDLVFERGAVIDVKPQYDITRQVIERMNQLK
- the lpxD gene encoding UDP-3-O-(3-hydroxymyristoyl)glucosamine N-acyltransferase → MTATKTLGQLAEFLGATLCGDPEKTITGLATLQEAGPAQLSFLANPQYRKYLADSHAAAVLLKAADAEGFAGDALVVPDPYAAYARVSHLFDPKPKAAAGIHPTAVIAADAVVDPAASIGAFAVIESGARIAAGVTVGAHCFIGARSEIGEGGWLAPRVTLYHDVRIGKRVVIQSGAVLGGEGFGFANEKGIWQKIAQVGGVLVGDDVEIGVNTAIDRGALADTILGNGVKLDNQIQIAHNVQVGDHTAMAACVGISGSTKIGKHCMLAGGVGLVGHIEICDNVFLTGMTMVTHSITEPGAYSSGTAMQPAAEWRKSAARIRQLDDIARRLRQLEKQVGEVTPGGNASSDG
- the fabZ gene encoding 3-hydroxyacyl-ACP dehydratase FabZ; this translates as MMDINEIREYLPHRYPFLLVDRVVDLNVEEKRIRAYKNVSINEPFFNGHFPAHPIMPGVLIIEAMAQAAGILGFKMLDVKPADGTLYYFVGSDKLRFRQPVKPGDQLILEATFISCKRKIWKFECQASVDGKPVCSAEIICAEQKV